GTCGACCTGCCCGTCCACTCGGCCGTGCTCGGCACGGCCGGCGAACACCCGGACGCGATCGCGCTGATCGACGGCATCACCGGCGAGTCGGTCAGCTACGGCCGGCTCGCCGCCTCGGTCGGCCGGGCCGCCGCCGGACTCGCGGAGGCGGGGGTGCGCCCGGGCGACGTGCTGGCCCTCTACAGCCCGAACACCATCGCCTACCCGGTGGCCTACTACGGCGCCACCGCCGCCGGGGCGACCGTCACCACGGTCAGCTCCCTGACCACCGCGGGCGAGCTCGCCACCCAGCTGCGCGACAGCGGGGCCCGCTGGATCATCACCGTCTCGCCGTTCCTGCCGGTGGCCCGCGCCGCCGCCGAGGCGCTCGCCGACGAGGGCAGGCCGATCCGGGAGATCATCGTCTGCGACGGCGCCGCGGGCCACCGCTCGCTAGCCGACCTGCTGGCCTCCACCGCCCCCGAGCCCGCCCCGGCGATCGACCCCGCCACCGACGTCGCCGTGCTGCCGTACTCCAGCGGCACCACCGGCCTGCCCAAGGGCGTGATGCTCACCCACCGCTCGCTGGCCACCAACCTCGCCCAGACCGACGCGCTGTACCGCCCGGCCGTCGGCGAGCGGGTGCTCGCCGTTCTCCCGTTCTTCCACATCTACGGCCTCGCCGCCCTGCTCAGCCAGCCGCTTCGGTGCGGTTCCACCGTGGTGGTGCTGCCCCGCTTCGACCTGGAGCAGTTCTGTCGCACCATCCAGGAGCAGCGGGTGGAGGCGCTGATCGTGGCCCCGCCGATCGTGCTCGCGCTGGCCAAGCACCCCCTGGTCGACCGGTACGACCTCTCCTCCCTGAAGTACGTGCTCTGCGCCGCCGCGCCGCTGGACGCCGACCTCGCCGACGCCTGCGCCCGCCGGCTCGGCCTGCCGCGGATCCTCCAGGGCTACGGCATGACCGAACTCTCCCCGGTGACCCACGTGGTGGCGCCCTCCGACCCCGACCCGGCGCGCGGCTCGGTCGGCCGGCTGGTGCCGTCCACCGAGCTGCGGGTGACCGCGCTGGACGACCCCGGGACCGACTGCGGGGTGGGCGAGAGCGGCGAGCTGCTGATCCGGGGGCCGCAGGTGATGAAGGGCTACTTCGCCCGTCCTTCCGACACCGCCGCCACCGTCGACGAGGACGGCTGGCTGCACACCGGTGACGTCGGGTACGTGGACGAGCGCGGCTACCTCTTCGTGGTCGACCGGGTGAAGGAGCTGATCAAGTACAAGGGCTACCAGGTCGCGCCGGCCGAGCTGGAGGCGCTCCTGCTCACCCACCCGCAGATCGCCGACGCCGCCGTGATCGGCGTCCAGGGCGCCGACGGGGTGGAGCGCCCGAAGGCATTCGTGGTGCGCGCGCCCGGCAGCGGCCTGACCGAGGAGCAGGTCGCCGAGTTCGTGGCCGGCCAGGTGGCGCCCTACAAGAAGATCCGGGCCGTGGAGTTCCTGGACGCCGTCCCGAAGTCGGCCAGCGGCAAGATCCTGCGCCGCGAACTGCGGGACCGCGAGCGGGCGGCGGCGGGGTGATCTGCGAGGATCGAGGCCGCCGGCGCGCCCCCGGGGCCCGGCGGCCCGACCACCTCAGATCACCCCGCACCCACAGGGACGCCGACCGCCGATGACCGCCCACGCCGCCTCCCGCACGCCCCAGCAGGACCGCAGCCGCGCCACCCGGCGGAGGCTGCTGGAGGCGGCCGTGGACTGCCTCGCCGAGCTGGGCTGGAACGGCAGCACCGTCTCCGTGGTCGCCGAGCGCGCCGGTGTCTCCCGGGGTGCGGCGCAGCACCACTTCCCCACCCGCGAGGACCTCTTCACCGCCGCGGTCGAGCACGTCACGGCCGAGCGGCTGGCGGCGGTGCGCGCCCACGCGGACGAGCTGCCGGAGCCCGGCCCGCTGCGCACCGAGGCCGTGGTGGATCTGATCGTGCGCCTCTACACGGGCCAGCTGTTCCGCGCGGCGCTGCACCTGTGGGTGGCCGCCGCGACCGAGGAGCCGCTGCGGGCGCGGATCGTCGCCCTGGAGAACCACGTCGGACGGGAGTCCCACCGCGCGGCGGTCGAGTTCCTCGGCGCGGACGAGAGCGCCCCGGGCGTGCGGGAGACCGTCCGGGCGACGCTGGACATGGCCCGGGGCCTGGGGCTGGCCAACCTGCTGACCGACGACGGCGCCCGCCGGGCCGGCGTGGTGCGCCAGTGGGCACGGATCCTGGACGCCACGCTGGCCGCCGGCCTCTGACCGGGCGCGGTCGCGGACGGCTTCTCGCGGCGGGGTGACTCTCCCCCGGCGCCGCTCCCGCGCGTCCACGCCCCGGCGCCCCGGGGGCTTCGGACCGGTGGGCCCCGGCGCCTGCGGACCGCCGCGCCGGTGCGGCTGAGAGCCGCGCAGGCGGGCAGACGCACCCGAGCACGTTCCGAAGCGGTCCAATCCGACCGAAGATGTTGACTAATGTCGCATCGCGTTTGATTATGTTGGCATGCTCGGCTCTGCGACGCCGGGCCGGAGCGCAGCCAGAGAGCGGAAACCGTGAACAAGACCTTGACCAAACTGGCCGACGGCCGCGAGCTGATCTACTACGACGAGCATCCCCGCGCCGTGCGGGACGCCGTGGACGCCCGGGAGCTGGAGCCCGTCGCCTGCCTCTCGGAGATCCGCCGCGACGCGGTGACCGGGGACTGGGTGACCGTGGCGGCCCACCGGCAGGGCCGCACCTACCACCCGCCGGCCGACGAGTGCCCGCTCTGCCCGTCCCGGGACGGGCGGCTCAGCGAGATTCCCGACGCCGACTACGACGTCGCCGTCTTCGAGAACCGCTTCCCCTCCCTGGGCGCCGACGCGGCCGAGGTCGCGTCGGGAGATCCGGCCGGCGCCGACCCGCTGCGCACCGCCGCCCCCGGGACGGGCCGCTGCGAGGTGGTCTGCTTCACGCCCGACCACGACGCCTCCTTCGCCGACCTCAGCCCCGAGCGCGCGGCCCTGGTCCTGGCGGCCTGGACGGACCGTACGGCCGAGCTGGCCCAGCTGCCGGGTGTGCGGCAGGTCTACTGCTTCGAGAACCGGGGCGCCGAGATCGGCGTCACGCTGGCCCACTCGCACGGCCAGATCTACGCCCTGCCCTTCGTCACTCCGCGCACCGCCCGGATGGCCCGGCAGGCGGCGGCCCACCGCGAGCGCACCGGCCGCAACCTCGCCGAGGACCTGCTGGCCGCCGAGCGCGCGGCGCACGCCGAAGCCGTGGCGGCGGGCGACCGCAGCGCCGACCGGGTGGTGCTGGCCGGCGAGCACTGGACGGCGTTCGTGCCCTTCGCGGCGCGCTGGCCGTACGAGGTGCACCTCTACCCCAACCGCCGGGTGGCCGACCTCACCGCGCTGGACGAGGCCGAGCGCGCCGAGTTCCCGCGCCTCTACCTCGACCTGCTCGGCCGCTTCGACCGGCTGTTCGTCGAACCGGGGCAGAGCGCCCAGGCGTCCCCCACCCCGTACATCTCGGCCTGGCACCAGGCGCCGTCCGACGACGGCACCCCGGGGCTGGACGAGCTGGCCCTGCACCTGGAACTGTTCACCGTCCGCCGGACGGCGGGCAAGCTGAAGTACCTGGCCGGCGTGGAGTCGGGCATGGACGCGTTCGTCAATGATGTCTCGCCCGAGGCCGCGGCCCGGCGCCTGCGTGAGGTGGCCCTGTGAACCAGCTGAGTACCGACCGTCTGACCGAGGCGTTCACCGCCGTCCACCGCGGCCGGCCCGAGGGCGTCTGGGCGGCTCCCGGGCGGGTCAACCTGATCGGCGAGCACACCGACTACAACGACGGTTTCGTGCTCCCCATCGCCCTTCCGCACACCGCCCGCGCCGCCGTGCGCCGCCGCGAGGACGACGTCCTGCGGCTGCACAGCGCACAGGCGGAGGGCGGCGTGGTCGAACTGACGCCGGACCAGCTGGTGCCCGGCACCGTCGAGAGCTGGGCCAAGTACCCGGCCGGGGTGGTCTGGGCCCTGCGGGAGGCGGGCCACGCGGTCGGTGGCGCCGACATCCACCTGGACAGCGACGTGCCGACCGGCGCCGGCCTCTCCTCCTCGGCCGCACTGGAGTGCGTGGTCGCCACCGCCTTCAACGACCTCTGGGACCTCGGCCTCGGGCCGGTCGAGCTCGGCCTGCTCGCCCAGCGCGCCGAGAACGGATTCGTCGGCGTGCCCTGCGGAGCCATGGACCAGCTCGCCTCCACCTGCTGCGAGGCCGAGCGGGCGATGTTCCTGGACACCCGGTCGCTCTCCGCCCGCCAGCTGCCGGTCGACCTCGCGGCGGCCGGGCTGCGGCTCCTGGTGATCGACACCCGTGTCAAGCACGACCTGGCGGACGGCGCGTACGCCGAGCGCCGCTCGGGCTGTGAGAAGGCCGCCGCCCTGCTCGGCCTGACCGCCCTGCGCGACCTCGCGCCCGACGGCCTGGACGCCGCTCTCGCCACCCTGCCCGACGACGGGCTGCGGTCCCTGACCCGGCACGTGGTGACCGAGAACGCCCGGGTCGAGGCCGCCGTCGAGGCCCTGGTGAAGGGTGACCCGGCCGCGCTCGGTCCGATTCTCACCGCCGGGCACGCCTCGCTGCGGGACGACTTCCTGGTCTCCTGCGCGGAGACCGACCTGGTGGTCGAGGTCGCGCTGGCGGCCGGGGCGCTGGGCGCCCGGATGACCGGTGGCGGCTTCGGCGGCTCGGTGATCGCCCTGGTCACCGAGGACGGCGCCGACGGCGTCGCCGACGCGGTCACGGCGGCCTTCGCGGAGGCCGGCCTCACGGCCCCCAGGATCTTCACGGCCCTCGCCGCCCAGGGCGCCCACCGCCTGTCCTGACCCGCCGCCGCGACCCGCCGCCTGCCCCCGACCCGTCGGGGGCAGGCGGCGGCACACCGGCACCGCACCACCGCAGGACGGCACGGCACGGCACGGCACGGCACAGGACAGCACAGGACAGCACAGCACCGCCGCCCGGAGACGATCCCGGGCGGCGGTGCTGTGCTGCGCCGGTGGTGCGGCGTCAGGCGTGCAGGACGTCCGTGACGAGGGTGCGGGCTTCGTCCTGGACCAGGGCGAGGTGGTCCGGTCCCTGGAAGCTCTCGGCGTAGATCTTGTAGACGTCCTCGGTGCCGGAGGGGCGGGCGGCGAACCAGGCGTTGTCGGTGCAGACCTTGAGCCCGCCGATGGGCTGTCCGTTGCCGGGGGCCTCGGTGAGGATCGCGGTGATGGGTTCGCCGGCGAGCTGGTCGGCCTTGACCCGGTCGGGCGTGAGGGAGGCGAGCAGGGCCTTCTGCTCGCGGGTGGCCGGGGCGTCGATACGGGCGTACGCGGGGTCGCCGAAGCGGGCGGTGAGGTCGTCGTAGCGCTCGGAGGGGCTGCGGCCGGTGACGGCCGTGATCTCGGCGGCGAGCAGGGCCAGCAGGATCCCGTCCTTGTCGGTGGTCCACACGCCGCCGTCGCGGCGCAGGAAGGACGCGCCGGCGGACTCCTCGCCGCCGAAGGCGACGGAGCCCTCCAGCAGGCCGTCGACGAACCACTTGAAGCCGACCGGGACCTCCACCAGGGTGCGCTCCAGCTCCCGGGCGACGCGGTCGATCATGGAGGAGGAGACGAGGGTCTTGCCGATGCCGGCGGTCAGGGACCAGTCGAGGCGGTGGCGGTAGAGGTAGTCGATGGCGACGGCGAGGTAGTGGTTGGGGTTCATCAGGCCGCCGTCCGGCGTGACGATGCCGTGCCGGTCGGCGTCCGCGTCGTTGCCGGTGGCGACCGTGTAGTCGTCCTTGCGGTCGATGAGGGAGGCCATCGCATAGGGGGAGGAGCAGTCCATGCGGATCTTGCCGTCCCAGTCGAGGGTCATGAAGCGCCAGGTCGGGTCGGCGAGGGGGTTGACCACGGTGAGGTCCAGGTGGTGGGTCTCGGCGATGCGGCCCCAGTAGTCGACGGACGCGCCGCCCAGCGGGTCCGCGCCGATGCGCACGCCGGCCGCGCGGATCGCGTCCAGGTTCAGCACCGAGGGCAGGTCCTCGACGTAGGCGGTGAGGAAGTCGTGCCGCCCGGTGGTGTCGGCGCTCAGCGCGCGGCCGTAGGGGATGCGGCGTACGCCGGACAGACCGGCGGCGATGAGTTCGTTGGCGCGGTCCTGGATCCATCCGGTGGCCCGGGAGTCGGCCGGTCCGCCGTGCGGCGGGTTGTACTTGAAGCCGCCGTCGCGCGGCGGGTTGTGCGAGGGGGTCACCACGATGCCGTCCGCCGCCGCCGCGCCGGAGTGCTCCCGGTTGTGGGTGAGGATCGCGTGCGAGACCGCC
The sequence above is drawn from the Kitasatospora sp. NBC_00315 genome and encodes:
- the pgm gene encoding phosphoglucomutase (alpha-D-glucose-1,6-bisphosphate-dependent), which translates into the protein MVDVRAGLTAQAGDLVDVARLVTAYYTLRPDVREVGQRVAFGTSGHRGSSLDTAFNEDHIAATTQAICEYRAAQGTAGPLFLGADTHALSQPALATALEVLAGNGVRVLVDSADGYTPTPAVSHAILTHNREHSGAAAADGIVVTPSHNPPRDGGFKYNPPHGGPADSRATGWIQDRANELIAAGLSGVRRIPYGRALSADTTGRHDFLTAYVEDLPSVLNLDAIRAAGVRIGADPLGGASVDYWGRIAETHHLDLTVVNPLADPTWRFMTLDWDGKIRMDCSSPYAMASLIDRKDDYTVATGNDADADRHGIVTPDGGLMNPNHYLAVAIDYLYRHRLDWSLTAGIGKTLVSSSMIDRVARELERTLVEVPVGFKWFVDGLLEGSVAFGGEESAGASFLRRDGGVWTTDKDGILLALLAAEITAVTGRSPSERYDDLTARFGDPAYARIDAPATREQKALLASLTPDRVKADQLAGEPITAILTEAPGNGQPIGGLKVCTDNAWFAARPSGTEDVYKIYAESFQGPDHLALVQDEARTLVTDVLHA
- the galT gene encoding galactose-1-phosphate uridylyltransferase, whose protein sequence is MNKTLTKLADGRELIYYDEHPRAVRDAVDARELEPVACLSEIRRDAVTGDWVTVAAHRQGRTYHPPADECPLCPSRDGRLSEIPDADYDVAVFENRFPSLGADAAEVASGDPAGADPLRTAAPGTGRCEVVCFTPDHDASFADLSPERAALVLAAWTDRTAELAQLPGVRQVYCFENRGAEIGVTLAHSHGQIYALPFVTPRTARMARQAAAHRERTGRNLAEDLLAAERAAHAEAVAAGDRSADRVVLAGEHWTAFVPFAARWPYEVHLYPNRRVADLTALDEAERAEFPRLYLDLLGRFDRLFVEPGQSAQASPTPYISAWHQAPSDDGTPGLDELALHLELFTVRRTAGKLKYLAGVESGMDAFVNDVSPEAAARRLREVAL
- a CDS encoding AMP-binding protein, encoding MVFRSEYPDVEPVDLPVHSAVLGTAGEHPDAIALIDGITGESVSYGRLAASVGRAAAGLAEAGVRPGDVLALYSPNTIAYPVAYYGATAAGATVTTVSSLTTAGELATQLRDSGARWIITVSPFLPVARAAAEALADEGRPIREIIVCDGAAGHRSLADLLASTAPEPAPAIDPATDVAVLPYSSGTTGLPKGVMLTHRSLATNLAQTDALYRPAVGERVLAVLPFFHIYGLAALLSQPLRCGSTVVVLPRFDLEQFCRTIQEQRVEALIVAPPIVLALAKHPLVDRYDLSSLKYVLCAAAPLDADLADACARRLGLPRILQGYGMTELSPVTHVVAPSDPDPARGSVGRLVPSTELRVTALDDPGTDCGVGESGELLIRGPQVMKGYFARPSDTAATVDEDGWLHTGDVGYVDERGYLFVVDRVKELIKYKGYQVAPAELEALLLTHPQIADAAVIGVQGADGVERPKAFVVRAPGSGLTEEQVAEFVAGQVAPYKKIRAVEFLDAVPKSASGKILRRELRDRERAAAG
- the galK gene encoding galactokinase, whose translation is MSTDRLTEAFTAVHRGRPEGVWAAPGRVNLIGEHTDYNDGFVLPIALPHTARAAVRRREDDVLRLHSAQAEGGVVELTPDQLVPGTVESWAKYPAGVVWALREAGHAVGGADIHLDSDVPTGAGLSSSAALECVVATAFNDLWDLGLGPVELGLLAQRAENGFVGVPCGAMDQLASTCCEAERAMFLDTRSLSARQLPVDLAAAGLRLLVIDTRVKHDLADGAYAERRSGCEKAAALLGLTALRDLAPDGLDAALATLPDDGLRSLTRHVVTENARVEAAVEALVKGDPAALGPILTAGHASLRDDFLVSCAETDLVVEVALAAGALGARMTGGGFGGSVIALVTEDGADGVADAVTAAFAEAGLTAPRIFTALAAQGAHRLS
- a CDS encoding TetR/AcrR family transcriptional regulator; protein product: MTAHAASRTPQQDRSRATRRRLLEAAVDCLAELGWNGSTVSVVAERAGVSRGAAQHHFPTREDLFTAAVEHVTAERLAAVRAHADELPEPGPLRTEAVVDLIVRLYTGQLFRAALHLWVAAATEEPLRARIVALENHVGRESHRAAVEFLGADESAPGVRETVRATLDMARGLGLANLLTDDGARRAGVVRQWARILDATLAAGL